In Candidatus Hadarchaeales archaeon, one DNA window encodes the following:
- a CDS encoding TatD family hydrolase: MDTHSHLDELPELERELQEARECGVVAVVGVGMERESNGKILQLAREHRNFVLPAIGLHPWSLPREPERELEFLREHVEGVVALGEVGMDLKIPKPPELQRAVLREVVKIAEEWEKPLLLHARWAWKEVLEEVRGKDLPPSVFHWYSGPEELVAEILDQGHYLSVTPALEYSPPHRSALKVCPVERILLETDSPVKYGGKEARPKDVVRSLKALSELKGMDGEEVARLTTENAERVFGVRFT; encoded by the coding sequence GTGGATACCCACTCCCATCTGGACGAACTTCCGGAGCTGGAGCGCGAGCTGCAGGAGGCGAGGGAATGTGGAGTGGTGGCGGTAGTGGGGGTGGGCATGGAGAGGGAATCCAATGGAAAGATCCTGCAGTTGGCGAGGGAGCATAGGAACTTCGTCCTTCCGGCCATAGGTCTTCATCCCTGGTCCCTTCCAAGGGAACCGGAAAGGGAGCTGGAGTTCCTGAGGGAACATGTGGAAGGGGTGGTGGCTTTGGGAGAGGTGGGGATGGACCTGAAGATACCGAAGCCACCGGAACTCCAGCGCGCGGTGCTGAGGGAGGTGGTGAAGATAGCAGAGGAGTGGGAAAAGCCCCTCCTCCTCCATGCGAGGTGGGCTTGGAAGGAAGTGTTGGAGGAAGTGAGGGGAAAGGACCTCCCACCCTCCGTCTTTCACTGGTATTCCGGACCGGAGGAGCTCGTGGCCGAAATCTTGGACCAGGGTCACTACCTTTCCGTCACCCCCGCACTGGAGTACAGTCCACCCCATCGTTCCGCCCTCAAGGTTTGTCCGGTGGAGAGGATCCTTTTGGAGACGGACTCCCCGGTTAAGTACGGTGGGAAGGAGGCCAGGCCCAAGGACGTGGTGAGGAGTCTGAAGGCCCTCTCGGAGCTGAAGGGGATGGATGGGGAGGAGGTTGCCCGCCTCACCACGGAGAACGCCGAGAGGGTTTTTGGGGTGAGGTTCACCTGA
- a CDS encoding acyl-CoA dehydrogenase family protein: protein MPLDFELTEEQKLIQQTAREFALKEIKPKAKEYEQKHEFPWELYRKCGQQGFLGMTWPQEYGGQGVSFLDAMLVTYEIVKADPPVGAATLAGIFGADMIAEFGTHEQKAKWLPKLARGEITSAGCFTEPGGGSDIARTLDTRAERRGNEWIINGTKQFITNGTTASVFVTLVQTDTKVDRPYRGQTEFVIEKSEAIEARKYEDKMGWLASPTCEVRFNDVRATDDDILGGPSNLNRGFYLGLMFLDVTRAAVGWQGLATADAAFERALSYCGEREAFGRKIGGFQGLAFRLVEMATQIEMLRAHCFRTAWLVQKARENPAVYGEESVKMASMAKWFGARTAVQACDLAMDVLAGYGYVESDIDRWYRFAKCLEIIEGTKEVQKNAIARLMLGREITKTF from the coding sequence GTGCCTTTGGATTTCGAGCTCACGGAGGAACAGAAACTCATACAGCAGACGGCGAGGGAGTTTGCCTTAAAGGAGATCAAGCCGAAGGCGAAGGAGTACGAGCAAAAACACGAATTTCCCTGGGAACTGTACAGGAAATGTGGTCAGCAGGGCTTTTTGGGGATGACCTGGCCCCAGGAGTATGGGGGGCAGGGTGTTTCCTTTTTGGATGCCATGCTGGTAACGTACGAAATCGTGAAGGCGGATCCTCCCGTGGGTGCGGCCACTCTGGCCGGGATCTTTGGGGCGGACATGATCGCGGAGTTTGGGACCCACGAGCAAAAGGCCAAGTGGTTGCCCAAGCTGGCGAGGGGTGAGATCACCTCCGCCGGATGCTTTACGGAGCCGGGGGGAGGGAGCGACATCGCCCGTACCCTCGATACGAGGGCTGAGAGGAGGGGGAATGAGTGGATCATCAACGGAACGAAGCAGTTCATCACCAACGGAACCACCGCTTCCGTTTTTGTGACGCTAGTCCAGACGGATACCAAGGTGGATAGGCCCTACAGGGGACAGACGGAGTTCGTGATAGAGAAGTCCGAGGCTATCGAGGCTAGGAAGTACGAGGACAAGATGGGTTGGCTGGCTTCCCCCACCTGTGAGGTGAGGTTCAACGATGTGAGGGCCACGGATGACGACATCCTCGGAGGTCCCTCAAACCTGAACAGGGGCTTTTACCTGGGGCTCATGTTCTTGGATGTCACGAGGGCAGCCGTCGGATGGCAGGGTCTGGCCACCGCGGACGCCGCCTTCGAAAGAGCCCTTTCCTACTGCGGTGAAAGGGAGGCCTTCGGGAGGAAGATAGGGGGCTTCCAGGGCTTGGCCTTTAGGCTGGTGGAGATGGCCACGCAGATCGAAATGCTGAGGGCCCACTGCTTCCGCACCGCCTGGCTGGTACAGAAGGCGAGGGAGAACCCTGCGGTCTACGGGGAGGAATCGGTGAAGATGGCTTCGATGGCGAAATGGTTCGGGGCAAGGACGGCGGTCCAGGCCTGCGATCTGGCCATGGATGTGTTGGCTGGATATGGGTACGTGGAAAGTGATATCGACCGCTGGTACAGGTTTGCGAAGTGTTTGGAAATCATCGAGGGCACGAAGGAGGTTCAGAAGAACGCCATTGCCAGGTTGATGTTGGGGAGGGAAATAACGAAGACCTTCTAG
- a CDS encoding Mrp/NBP35 family ATP-binding protein: protein MVLESRTEDRSKEKRSRIGRRIAVLSGKGGVGKSTFTANLALAFSVKGYRVGVLDADLHGPSIPKLLGMRGRRMEGIFPVEGPAGVRVVSLDFLLPSDDTPLIWRGPIKTVAIKQLLEEVEWGELDLLLIDLPPGTGDEPLTVIQELPEMDGVLLLTSPSELSTLVVGRAVGFSKKMGVKILGVVENMSGFTCPKCGETLRIFGEGGGRRMAEEFGIPFLGEIPLDPKLSEDSDRGEPFILKRPEAPAAKAFLELTRKLEQELDLKKI from the coding sequence GTGGTTTTGGAAAGCAGGACTGAGGATCGTTCCAAGGAAAAAAGGTCTAGGATTGGACGCAGGATAGCGGTGTTGAGCGGAAAGGGAGGGGTGGGAAAGAGCACCTTCACCGCCAACCTAGCCCTTGCCTTTTCGGTGAAGGGCTACAGGGTAGGAGTGCTGGATGCCGACCTACACGGCCCAAGTATTCCCAAGCTCTTGGGGATGAGGGGAAGGAGGATGGAGGGCATCTTTCCCGTGGAGGGTCCGGCTGGGGTGAGGGTGGTCTCCCTCGACTTCCTCCTCCCGAGCGACGATACCCCCCTCATCTGGAGGGGGCCAATAAAAACCGTTGCCATCAAGCAACTGCTGGAGGAGGTGGAGTGGGGAGAGCTCGACCTCCTTCTCATCGACCTTCCACCAGGGACCGGGGACGAACCCCTGACCGTGATACAGGAACTCCCGGAGATGGATGGAGTCCTTCTCCTCACCTCCCCCTCCGAACTCTCCACCCTTGTGGTGGGAAGGGCGGTCGGTTTTTCCAAGAAAATGGGGGTGAAAATTCTAGGGGTGGTAGAAAACATGAGCGGATTCACCTGCCCCAAATGCGGGGAGACCCTAAGGATTTTCGGGGAGGGTGGGGGAAGGAGGATGGCCGAAGAGTTCGGAATACCCTTTCTCGGTGAAATCCCCCTTGACCCCAAGCTCTCCGAGGATTCCGATCGGGGGGAGCCCTTCATCCTGAAGAGACCCGAGGCCCCCGCAGCCAAGGCCTTCCTAGAACTGACCAGAAAACTCGAACAAGAACTGGACCTCAAGAAAATTTAG
- a CDS encoding NifU family protein produces the protein MKRRIEEVLNQLRPELQAHGGDVELVEVTEDKVVKVRLTGACAGCPMSALTLAMGVERALRREIPEIKGVVAVP, from the coding sequence GTGAAGAGAAGGATTGAAGAAGTCTTAAACCAGCTGCGCCCCGAGCTCCAAGCCCATGGAGGAGACGTGGAGCTAGTGGAGGTTACTGAAGACAAGGTGGTGAAGGTGAGGCTCACTGGGGCGTGTGCGGGATGTCCCATGTCCGCCCTCACGCTGGCGATGGGTGTGGAGAGGGCCCTGAGGAGGGAAATCCCGGAGATAAAGGGAGTGGTGGCCGTTCCTTGA